In Populus alba chromosome 1, ASM523922v2, whole genome shotgun sequence, a single window of DNA contains:
- the LOC118032826 gene encoding uncharacterized protein isoform X2, with protein MATAPNAAKVTPAVIVGVGRVGRALQEMGSGQDLLVKRGEPVPLDFEGPILVCTRNDDLDAVLEATPKPRWSVNDWVDDDSLADLVFFQNGMLEPWFQSKGLGDADQVLAYFAVSKLGEPPTDGRTDTNPEGLTAAYGKWASAVAARLHAGGLSCKVLDKEAFQKQMLEKLIWISAFMLVGARHSGATVGVMEKEFHSEQVMLQQLGKELFRFSSSRSLLSFCRPLLHKIMIVSSLITELASAAAAEKGIVFEEAIGERLCAFARAVAHFPTAVKEFKWRNGWFYSLSEKAVSEGKPDPCPLHTSWL; from the exons ATGGCCACAGCCCCAAATGCTGCCAAGGTGACCCCAGCCGTGATTGTTGGTGTTGGAAGGGTGGGAAGGGCCTTACAAGAAATGGGTAGTGGTCAGGATTTGCTTGTGAAGAGAGGAGAACCGGTGCCGCTTGATTTTGAGGGTCCCATTTTGGTTTGTACAAGAAATGATGATCTTGATGCTGTTCTCGAAGCTACACCCAAGCCTAGATGGAGCG TGAATGATTGGGTGGATGATGACAGTCTAGcagatttggtttttttccagAATGGGATGCTGGAACCATGGTTTCAAAGTAAAGGTCTTGGTGATGCAGACCAAGTGCTGGCATATTTTGCTGTGTCAAAGCTTGGAGAACCTCCTACTGATGGAAGGACTGATACCAATCCTGAAGGACTGACTGCAGCATATGGGAAATGGGCATCTGCAGTAGCTGCTAGACTGCATGCTGGAGGGCTGTCCTGTAAG GTTCTTGACAAGGAAGCTTTTCAGAAGCAAATGTTAGAGAAGCTGATCTGGATCTCAGCATTCATGCTTGTTGGAGCTCGTCATTCAGGGGCAACTGTTGGTGTCATGGAGAAAGAATTCCACTCTGAG CAAGTCATGCTCCAACAACTTGGCAAAGAGCTCTTTCGTTTCAGCTCTTCACGAAGCCTCCTCTCCTTTTGCAGACCTTTGCTTCACAAGATTATGATT GTGTCTAGCCTTATTACAGAACTTGCTTCTGCAGCAGCTGCAGAAAAAGGAATAGTATTTGAAGAAGCTATCGGGGAAAGATTATGTGCCTTTGCACGCGCTGTTGCCCACTTCCCAACAGCTGTTAAGGAG TTTAAATGGAGGAATGGCTGGTTCTATTCTCTCTCCGAGAAGGCGGTTTCTGAAGGGAAGCCTGATCCATGCCCCCTACACACATCGTGGCTTTAA
- the LOC118032826 gene encoding uncharacterized protein isoform X4 — MATAPNAAKVTPAVIVGVGRVGRALQEMGSGQDLLVKRGEPVPLDFEGPILVCTRNDDLDAVLEATPKPRWSVNDWVDDDSLADLVFFQNGMLEPWFQSKGLGDADQVLAYFAVSKLGEPPTDGRTDTNPEGLTAAYGKWASAVAARLHAGGLSCKVLDKEAFQKQMLEKLIWISAFMLVGARHSGATVGVMEKEFHSEVSSLITELASAAAAEKGIVFEEAIGERLCAFARAVAHFPTAVKEFKWRNGWFYSLSEKAVSEGKPDPCPLHTSWL; from the exons ATGGCCACAGCCCCAAATGCTGCCAAGGTGACCCCAGCCGTGATTGTTGGTGTTGGAAGGGTGGGAAGGGCCTTACAAGAAATGGGTAGTGGTCAGGATTTGCTTGTGAAGAGAGGAGAACCGGTGCCGCTTGATTTTGAGGGTCCCATTTTGGTTTGTACAAGAAATGATGATCTTGATGCTGTTCTCGAAGCTACACCCAAGCCTAGATGGAGCG TGAATGATTGGGTGGATGATGACAGTCTAGcagatttggtttttttccagAATGGGATGCTGGAACCATGGTTTCAAAGTAAAGGTCTTGGTGATGCAGACCAAGTGCTGGCATATTTTGCTGTGTCAAAGCTTGGAGAACCTCCTACTGATGGAAGGACTGATACCAATCCTGAAGGACTGACTGCAGCATATGGGAAATGGGCATCTGCAGTAGCTGCTAGACTGCATGCTGGAGGGCTGTCCTGTAAG GTTCTTGACAAGGAAGCTTTTCAGAAGCAAATGTTAGAGAAGCTGATCTGGATCTCAGCATTCATGCTTGTTGGAGCTCGTCATTCAGGGGCAACTGTTGGTGTCATGGAGAAAGAATTCCACTCTGAG GTGTCTAGCCTTATTACAGAACTTGCTTCTGCAGCAGCTGCAGAAAAAGGAATAGTATTTGAAGAAGCTATCGGGGAAAGATTATGTGCCTTTGCACGCGCTGTTGCCCACTTCCCAACAGCTGTTAAGGAG TTTAAATGGAGGAATGGCTGGTTCTATTCTCTCTCCGAGAAGGCGGTTTCTGAAGGGAAGCCTGATCCATGCCCCCTACACACATCGTGGCTTTAA
- the LOC118032826 gene encoding uncharacterized protein isoform X3, producing MATAPNAAKVTPAVIVGVGRVGRALQEMGSGQDLLVKRGEPVPLDFEGPILVCTRNDDLDAVLEATPKPRWSDLVFFQNGMLEPWFQSKGLGDADQVLAYFAVSKLGEPPTDGRTDTNPEGLTAAYGKWASAVAARLHAGGLSCKVLDKEAFQKQMLEKLIWISAFMLVGARHSGATVGVMEKEFHSEQVMLQQLGKELFRFSSSRSLLSFCRPLLHKIMIVSSLITELASAAAAEKGIVFEEAIGERLCAFARAVAHFPTAVKEFKWRNGWFYSLSEKAVSEGKPDPCPLHTSWL from the exons ATGGCCACAGCCCCAAATGCTGCCAAGGTGACCCCAGCCGTGATTGTTGGTGTTGGAAGGGTGGGAAGGGCCTTACAAGAAATGGGTAGTGGTCAGGATTTGCTTGTGAAGAGAGGAGAACCGGTGCCGCTTGATTTTGAGGGTCCCATTTTGGTTTGTACAAGAAATGATGATCTTGATGCTGTTCTCGAAGCTACACCCAAGCCTAGATGGAGCG atttggtttttttccagAATGGGATGCTGGAACCATGGTTTCAAAGTAAAGGTCTTGGTGATGCAGACCAAGTGCTGGCATATTTTGCTGTGTCAAAGCTTGGAGAACCTCCTACTGATGGAAGGACTGATACCAATCCTGAAGGACTGACTGCAGCATATGGGAAATGGGCATCTGCAGTAGCTGCTAGACTGCATGCTGGAGGGCTGTCCTGTAAG GTTCTTGACAAGGAAGCTTTTCAGAAGCAAATGTTAGAGAAGCTGATCTGGATCTCAGCATTCATGCTTGTTGGAGCTCGTCATTCAGGGGCAACTGTTGGTGTCATGGAGAAAGAATTCCACTCTGAG CAAGTCATGCTCCAACAACTTGGCAAAGAGCTCTTTCGTTTCAGCTCTTCACGAAGCCTCCTCTCCTTTTGCAGACCTTTGCTTCACAAGATTATGATT GTGTCTAGCCTTATTACAGAACTTGCTTCTGCAGCAGCTGCAGAAAAAGGAATAGTATTTGAAGAAGCTATCGGGGAAAGATTATGTGCCTTTGCACGCGCTGTTGCCCACTTCCCAACAGCTGTTAAGGAG TTTAAATGGAGGAATGGCTGGTTCTATTCTCTCTCCGAGAAGGCGGTTTCTGAAGGGAAGCCTGATCCATGCCCCCTACACACATCGTGGCTTTAA
- the LOC118032826 gene encoding uncharacterized protein isoform X1: MMILMLFSKLHPSLDGANGMLEPWFQSKGLGDADQVLAYFAVSKLGEPPTDGRTDTNPEGLTAAYGKWASAVAARLHAGGLSCKVLDKEAFQKQMLEKLIWISAFMLVGARHSGATVGVMEKEFHSEQVMLQQLGKELFRFSSSRSLLSFCRPLLHKIMIVSSLITELASAAAAEKGIVFEEAIGERLCAFARAVAHFPTAVKEFKWRNGWFYSLSEKAVSEGKPDPCPLHTSWL, encoded by the exons ATGATGATCTTGATGCTGTTCTCGAAGCTACACCCAAGCCTAGATGGAGCG AATGGGATGCTGGAACCATGGTTTCAAAGTAAAGGTCTTGGTGATGCAGACCAAGTGCTGGCATATTTTGCTGTGTCAAAGCTTGGAGAACCTCCTACTGATGGAAGGACTGATACCAATCCTGAAGGACTGACTGCAGCATATGGGAAATGGGCATCTGCAGTAGCTGCTAGACTGCATGCTGGAGGGCTGTCCTGTAAG GTTCTTGACAAGGAAGCTTTTCAGAAGCAAATGTTAGAGAAGCTGATCTGGATCTCAGCATTCATGCTTGTTGGAGCTCGTCATTCAGGGGCAACTGTTGGTGTCATGGAGAAAGAATTCCACTCTGAG CAAGTCATGCTCCAACAACTTGGCAAAGAGCTCTTTCGTTTCAGCTCTTCACGAAGCCTCCTCTCCTTTTGCAGACCTTTGCTTCACAAGATTATGATT GTGTCTAGCCTTATTACAGAACTTGCTTCTGCAGCAGCTGCAGAAAAAGGAATAGTATTTGAAGAAGCTATCGGGGAAAGATTATGTGCCTTTGCACGCGCTGTTGCCCACTTCCCAACAGCTGTTAAGGAG TTTAAATGGAGGAATGGCTGGTTCTATTCTCTCTCCGAGAAGGCGGTTTCTGAAGGGAAGCCTGATCCATGCCCCCTACACACATCGTGGCTTTAA
- the LOC118032825 gene encoding metallothionein-like protein type 2, protein MSGSGCSCGSDCKCGSGCKCGMYPDLGISESTTTETIIAGFAPVQMFYERSEMNFGAENGCKCGSSCTCDPCSCK, encoded by the exons ATGTCTGGATCAGGTTGTAGCTGTGGATCTGACTGCAAGTGCGGCAGTGGCTGCAA ATGTGGCATGTACCCTGACCTAGGTATCTCAGAAAGCACCACAACTGAGACAATCATTGCAGGTTTTGCACCAGTTCAGAT GTTCTATGAGAGGTCGGAGATGAACTTTGGTGCTGAGAATGGCTGCAAGTGTGGATCAAGCTGCACCTGTGATCCATGCTCTTGCAAATGA